In one window of Ignavibacteriales bacterium DNA:
- a CDS encoding pantoate--beta-alanine ligase, whose amino-acid sequence MKIIETIGAMQSEADEIRLNHKIIGVVPTMGYLHDGHLSLIKVAKQNADIIIVTVFVNPTQFAPHEDFHSYPRDIIRDARLAESAGADILFVPSTSEIYQSDFLTKVNVEYLSAKLEGKSRPGHFQGVTTIVAKLFNITKPHIAIFGQKDGQQVIMIKRMVQDLNFGVKIIIAPTMREPDGLAMSSRNTYLRPSERSESTVLFASLKEAENLINKGIRNCLTIKENMSKLILSRKSADIDYISIADPSTLDEYEILEEGRQVLISLAVRIGKTRLIDNILINI is encoded by the coding sequence ATGAAAATTATTGAAACAATCGGCGCAATGCAATCTGAGGCAGATGAAATCAGATTGAACCACAAGATCATCGGAGTTGTTCCAACTATGGGATATCTTCATGACGGCCATTTAAGTTTGATAAAAGTAGCGAAGCAAAATGCCGACATCATCATCGTTACAGTTTTTGTCAATCCCACTCAATTTGCACCGCACGAAGATTTTCATTCATACCCTCGCGATATTATTCGTGATGCACGATTAGCCGAAAGTGCCGGAGCCGATATTCTTTTTGTTCCATCCACGAGCGAGATCTATCAGTCTGATTTTCTAACGAAAGTAAATGTTGAATACCTTAGTGCGAAGTTAGAAGGTAAATCGAGACCGGGACATTTTCAGGGTGTGACCACGATTGTTGCGAAATTGTTTAATATAACGAAACCGCATATCGCGATATTCGGACAAAAAGATGGGCAGCAAGTTATAATGATCAAGCGAATGGTTCAGGATTTAAACTTTGGTGTTAAAATAATCATTGCTCCCACAATGCGGGAACCCGACGGACTTGCAATGAGTTCACGAAACACTTATTTAAGGCCGAGCGAGCGATCTGAAAGCACGGTTCTTTTTGCCTCTTTGAAAGAAGCTGAAAATCTGATAAATAAAGGTATACGAAATTGCTTGACCATCAAAGAGAATATGAGTAAATTGATATTGTCCAGGAAATCAGCGGATATCGATTATATTTCAATTGCCGATCCTTCAACTTTGGACGAATATGAAATACTTGAAGAAGGTCGGCAGGTGTTGATATCGCTCGCTGTTCGAATTGGAAAGACCAGACTTATTGACAATATTTTAATAAATATTTAA
- a CDS encoding NTP transferase domain-containing protein, translated as MPEIQKQRPLAVVILAAGKGTRMNNTEKAKVMYEIEDKPMVEYVVELASTLGAARILIIVGWQKQMVIDHFAKLSYKVEFVEQVEQLGTGHAIQQTIDPLKDFEGDILVLSGDAPLLTEKTTKALIGYHYSSDAVATILTADLTDPTGYGRIVHNTDGSVKKIVEHKDATPKERAIQEINSGIYIFDKTKLFESLPNLKPNNVQKEYYLTDVFEMFWKNEWLVSAVKALDPVEVGGINDAKQLEEARKILQSRMSAEK; from the coding sequence ATGCCCGAAATTCAGAAACAAAGACCATTAGCTGTTGTTATTCTTGCCGCGGGAAAAGGAACAAGAATGAACAATACTGAAAAAGCAAAGGTGATGTACGAGATTGAAGACAAACCGATGGTGGAATATGTCGTTGAACTCGCATCAACTCTCGGCGCGGCTAGAATTCTGATTATTGTCGGCTGGCAAAAACAGATGGTTATCGATCACTTCGCGAAATTAAGTTATAAGGTTGAATTTGTTGAACAGGTAGAACAACTCGGGACCGGACATGCCATTCAGCAAACAATTGACCCTCTCAAAGATTTCGAAGGTGATATTTTAGTCTTATCCGGAGATGCTCCTTTGCTCACGGAAAAAACAACTAAAGCATTGATCGGTTATCACTATTCAAGCGATGCCGTTGCTACAATCCTAACTGCCGATTTGACCGATCCAACCGGTTACGGTAGGATTGTTCACAACACAGATGGCAGTGTGAAGAAGATCGTCGAGCATAAAGACGCCACACCGAAAGAAAGAGCCATTCAGGAAATCAATTCCGGTATTTATATTTTTGATAAGACGAAACTGTTCGAATCTCTTCCGAACCTCAAACCGAATAATGTTCAAAAAGAATATTACCTCACCGATGTGTTCGAGATGTTTTGGAAGAACGAATGGTTGGTGTCTGCCGTGAAAGCGCTTGATCCTGTTGAAGTCGGCGGTATCAACGACGCGAAGCAATTAGAGGAAGCGCGTAAAATTCTTCAATCGCGGATGTCGGCTGAAAAATAA
- a CDS encoding rubrerythrin family protein has translation MKHIRILSANQSNLVTTTLFFIPLIIVLYCSCNEEAVLKKESKPEATLQQLQTVYGKTIQRTIIYKAFLQEAEKNKLSSIAKLFRALLRSEEIHSQNNLILMQKHDIKPAATKAENIIVGTWRQTLKMALSMEEFAVNSLYPTLIKMADCEKCVEAVKQFRAVQDAERKHAELLRYALTQGKEMPLLTYKVCPCCGYLQTTEEITECPACKNGIDKFEMI, from the coding sequence ATGAAACACATTCGAATCTTATCCGCCAATCAATCCAATCTCGTCACTACCACACTATTTTTTATTCCGTTGATAATTGTGCTTTACTGTTCCTGCAATGAAGAAGCGGTTTTGAAAAAAGAATCCAAACCAGAAGCAACTCTTCAACAGCTTCAAACGGTTTACGGAAAAACAATCCAACGAACTATAATTTACAAAGCTTTTTTGCAGGAAGCAGAAAAGAATAAATTATCTTCGATTGCGAAGTTGTTCCGTGCTCTCCTCCGTTCGGAAGAAATTCACTCACAGAATAATTTAATCCTCATGCAAAAGCATGATATTAAACCGGCTGCCACTAAAGCTGAAAATATTATTGTGGGAACTTGGAGGCAAACACTTAAGATGGCGTTAAGCATGGAAGAATTCGCCGTGAATTCTCTTTATCCAACGCTTATAAAAATGGCAGATTGCGAAAAATGTGTCGAAGCAGTTAAACAATTTCGCGCAGTTCAAGACGCCGAACGAAAACATGCAGAGCTATTACGCTATGCTCTTACGCAAGGAAAAGAAATGCCTTTGCTGACATACAAAGTTTGCCCCTGCTGCGGATATTTGCAGACGACCGAAGAGATCACCGAATGTCCGGCTTGTAAAAACGGTATTGATAAATTTGAAATGATTTAA
- a CDS encoding TonB-dependent receptor: MIKKYLIGLLFILFLQNSFAQTLKDSVKYTLEPITITATRLTEPWIEIPLAVTPVAGLELNKKKGYGLDEVLSIVPGVLTQSRYGNQDVRIAIRGFGARGAGERSNAGTSRGIRVILDGFPETEPDGRTSFDLIDLSSIERIEVIRSNASTLWGNAAGGILNLTSNTSFENPFAHVQSSFGSFGYRKESMNLGTFIGNGRFFLSISNINSDGWREHSGSTRSFVNTGIVSLLGERTTLGIFLTGSSNLFRIPGPLTQQQFDNNPKQAQGDTLNYKPTYLQRDERRFNRLGRLGARLSHDLDDNNGITFSIHVSPKYLQRSERNTFRDFNRYHVGGNITYQNRWVMDDKMKNIFLLGTDEAYQDGSILFYSLVDGTRGSSLKTNKREGANSFGIFGQDELMLNNFSLVLGARFDDVTYYNEDYLNPKLSATKSFSRITPKAGITYRFSQMHSIYANLGGGIEIPAGNETDPPSTFGQDTITSLNPLLEPSRSTTIEVGTKHIIAFENNFLSTITYDAAFYYIDVKNDIIPYSGGRFYFTAGKSRRMGTEIGLTVQSTHGISLQCAFTVTDNIYSEYIIDSTYYNKPGKYRNLKDNKIAGIPGMMYKSTLRYSPTFFANLFTEISIQGLSKYYADDGNILSVPAYNNLNAVIGINSIEIIAEKLSVNGFFGVNNILDKSYAASAFINPDYDQAKLNPIFLEPGLPRNFIGSFDLRWNF, from the coding sequence ATGATAAAAAAATATTTAATAGGATTATTGTTCATTTTATTTCTACAAAATTCCTTCGCACAGACATTAAAAGACAGTGTTAAATATACGCTTGAACCGATAACCATTACTGCAACCCGCCTCACCGAGCCATGGATTGAAATTCCGCTCGCTGTTACACCTGTTGCCGGATTGGAACTTAACAAGAAAAAAGGGTACGGATTAGATGAAGTGTTGAGTATTGTTCCCGGTGTCCTTACTCAATCACGCTACGGAAATCAGGATGTGCGTATTGCGATTCGCGGTTTTGGGGCGCGCGGCGCCGGTGAACGTTCGAACGCCGGAACTTCGCGCGGTATACGCGTCATACTCGATGGTTTTCCCGAAACCGAACCCGACGGAAGAACCTCTTTCGATCTGATTGATCTCTCAAGTATTGAACGTATCGAAGTTATTCGTTCGAATGCATCCACCCTCTGGGGGAACGCGGCTGGCGGCATACTCAATCTTACATCGAACACCTCTTTTGAAAATCCATTTGCACACGTGCAATCATCATTCGGAAGTTTCGGCTACCGCAAAGAGTCGATGAATCTTGGCACGTTCATAGGGAACGGACGGTTTTTCTTATCGATCTCGAATATTAATTCCGATGGGTGGCGTGAGCACTCCGGCAGTACCCGGTCGTTCGTTAATACGGGAATAGTTTCATTACTGGGAGAGCGAACTACTCTCGGTATCTTTCTAACCGGATCGAGCAATTTATTCAGAATTCCTGGACCGCTCACTCAGCAGCAGTTCGATAATAATCCGAAACAAGCTCAAGGCGATACACTTAACTACAAACCTACATACCTTCAGCGAGATGAACGGCGCTTCAACCGGCTTGGGCGCTTAGGTGCACGATTATCTCACGATCTCGATGATAATAACGGAATTACCTTTTCGATTCATGTCAGCCCAAAATATCTTCAACGGTCTGAACGAAACACGTTCCGCGATTTCAACAGGTATCATGTTGGCGGCAACATCACTTATCAGAATCGGTGGGTCATGGATGATAAGATGAAAAATATATTTCTTCTCGGCACCGACGAAGCTTATCAGGATGGCTCAATACTATTTTACAGCTTGGTGGATGGAACTCGCGGGAGTAGTTTAAAAACCAACAAGCGCGAAGGTGCAAACAGTTTTGGTATTTTTGGACAGGATGAGTTGATGTTAAATAATTTTAGTCTTGTCCTCGGTGCTCGATTCGATGATGTTACATACTACAACGAAGATTATCTGAATCCGAAACTCAGCGCAACAAAATCGTTCTCACGCATAACACCGAAGGCAGGTATCACCTACAGGTTTTCACAGATGCACAGCATCTACGCCAATCTTGGCGGTGGAATTGAAATCCCTGCCGGCAATGAAACCGATCCGCCAAGCACGTTCGGTCAGGACACTATCACCTCGCTCAATCCGCTTCTCGAACCGTCACGTTCAACCACGATTGAAGTTGGAACAAAACATATCATCGCATTTGAAAATAATTTTCTCAGCACGATCACTTACGACGCAGCATTTTATTACATAGATGTTAAAAATGATATTATCCCGTACAGCGGTGGCAGGTTTTATTTTACTGCCGGTAAAAGCAGGCGCATGGGAACGGAGATAGGACTGACAGTTCAATCGACACATGGTATATCACTCCAATGTGCGTTCACAGTAACGGACAACATTTACAGTGAGTACATTATCGATTCAACCTATTATAATAAACCGGGCAAGTATAGAAATCTAAAAGATAATAAGATAGCGGGCATTCCCGGAATGATGTACAAGAGCACCCTGCGGTATTCTCCCACTTTCTTTGCGAATCTCTTCACTGAAATAAGTATACAGGGATTATCGAAATATTATGCCGATGACGGCAACATTCTTTCGGTTCCCGCTTACAATAATTTGAATGCCGTTATTGGAATAAACTCAATCGAGATTATTGCGGAAAAGTTATCTGTAAACGGATTCTTCGGTGTGAATAATATCCTCGACAAATCTTATGCTGCCTCAGCATTCATAAATCCCGACTATGATCAGGCGAAACTGAATCCGATATTCCTCGAACCGGGACTTCCCAGAAATTTCATAGGTTCGTTCGATTTACGCTGGAATTTCTAA
- the cydB gene encoding cytochrome d ubiquinol oxidase subunit II — protein MIMEILWFCIITFMLGMYVVLDGFDLGVGILHRIIGRTEEERTALIKTIGPVWDGNEVWLLAAGGALYLAFPKLYASSFSGFYLPLIIVLWLLILRGIGIEFRHLIQNPMWKSFWDSVFSIASILLAIFFGAALGNVVRGVPLNQDGYFFEPLWTTFTVIPESGILDWFTVIMGLVAFFTLLSHGANYIAMKTDGVLQTRARTAAKLSWWGVLLLSIVAVVATTAIRPDVWNNYSAYPIGYIFPLGGFIGLVGMFMYIIKGKDTKAFISSSIFILMMLCATAFGHFPNLLIASTNRSYSITAYNAISHEYGLSVGIIWWIIGIILTSGYFIYLYRSFRGKISSNQSGY, from the coding sequence ATGATTATGGAAATATTATGGTTTTGCATCATCACTTTTATGCTGGGAATGTATGTTGTACTCGACGGTTTCGATTTAGGGGTGGGTATTCTGCATAGAATTATCGGAAGAACCGAGGAAGAAAGAACAGCCCTCATCAAAACAATCGGACCTGTATGGGACGGGAACGAGGTGTGGCTTCTTGCCGCAGGTGGAGCGCTTTACCTTGCATTCCCGAAATTGTATGCCTCGAGCTTCAGCGGATTTTACCTCCCGCTTATTATTGTTCTATGGTTATTGATATTGAGAGGCATCGGGATTGAATTTCGTCATCTCATCCAAAATCCGATGTGGAAATCTTTTTGGGATAGTGTGTTTTCGATCGCAAGCATTTTGCTTGCAATTTTCTTTGGTGCCGCGCTTGGGAATGTTGTTCGCGGTGTACCTCTGAATCAGGATGGATATTTTTTTGAACCGCTCTGGACAACTTTCACTGTCATCCCCGAATCCGGCATTCTTGATTGGTTCACGGTAATAATGGGACTTGTTGCATTTTTCACATTATTATCACATGGGGCAAATTATATCGCGATGAAAACAGACGGAGTTCTTCAAACACGGGCAAGAACCGCTGCGAAATTATCTTGGTGGGGTGTTTTGTTATTATCGATAGTCGCCGTTGTTGCTACAACCGCTATCCGCCCCGATGTTTGGAATAATTATTCCGCCTACCCAATAGGGTACATCTTCCCTCTGGGAGGATTCATAGGTTTGGTTGGAATGTTTATGTATATTATTAAAGGAAAAGACACGAAAGCATTTATTTCTTCCTCGATATTTATTTTGATGATGTTATGCGCAACAGCATTCGGGCACTTCCCAAATCTTCTCATCGCATCTACAAATCGAAGCTATTCGATCACAGCATATAATGCAATTTCGCATGAATACGGATTGAGTGTAGGAATAATTTGGTGGATTATAGGAATTATTCTGACATCAGGATATTTTATTTATTTATATAGATCGTTTCGTGGCAAAATTTCATCGAATCAAAGCGGATATTAA
- a CDS encoding cytochrome ubiquinol oxidase subunit I has translation MDALLIDRLQFVFTISFHYLFPQLTMGLALLIVILKYLAVKKKNEHYNKAARFWAKIFGINFAMGVVTGIPMEFQFGTNWARFSTFAGGVIGQTLAMEGMFAFFLESSFLGLFLYGEKKLGQVGHLISAILIFVGSWLSGYFIIATNAWMQHPVGYAFSPDGSVHLTSFWELILNPWAVSQYAHNMIGAVVTATFVMMSVGAYYLLSKRDLEYGKTFIRTGMIAGLISTIFLAFPTGDFEAKNVATHQGPKFAAMEGLFETKQGAELVIIGQPDMEKLRLDNPLHVPNLLSFLTYNRWNAEVKGLDAFPRSDWPDNIPLLYYSYHIMVGLGTIFISIMILSIFLYWKKKLFESRWVLWILLLSFPFPYIANTAGWMTSEIGRQPWLVYGLMRTDVGTSATVSAGNGLFTLLGFLGIYFLLGVLFILLVIRTINNGPSSTTETH, from the coding sequence ATGGATGCACTGCTGATTGACCGACTCCAATTCGTTTTCACTATTTCGTTCCACTATCTCTTCCCTCAACTCACAATGGGATTGGCACTTTTAATTGTCATTCTGAAATATCTCGCCGTCAAAAAGAAAAACGAGCATTATAATAAAGCCGCGAGGTTTTGGGCTAAAATATTCGGCATCAATTTCGCAATGGGAGTTGTTACAGGTATTCCGATGGAATTTCAATTTGGAACCAACTGGGCGCGCTTCTCAACATTTGCAGGTGGTGTAATAGGGCAAACACTAGCTATGGAAGGAATGTTCGCTTTCTTCCTGGAATCAAGTTTCCTCGGACTATTTCTTTATGGGGAAAAGAAATTGGGTCAGGTCGGTCACCTCATATCTGCAATTCTCATCTTTGTCGGCTCATGGCTTTCCGGTTACTTCATAATCGCTACCAATGCTTGGATGCAACACCCTGTTGGTTACGCTTTTTCACCGGACGGTTCAGTTCATCTTACAAGTTTTTGGGAATTAATCTTGAATCCTTGGGCAGTATCACAATACGCACACAATATGATCGGCGCAGTTGTTACTGCCACCTTCGTGATGATGTCTGTTGGCGCATATTATCTTCTCTCCAAAAGAGATCTTGAATATGGGAAAACATTCATCAGAACCGGTATGATAGCCGGATTAATTTCGACAATTTTTCTTGCTTTTCCAACGGGTGATTTTGAAGCAAAAAATGTGGCAACTCATCAAGGACCCAAATTTGCCGCTATGGAAGGTTTATTTGAAACCAAGCAGGGCGCGGAACTTGTAATAATCGGTCAACCGGACATGGAAAAACTTCGCCTCGATAATCCTCTCCATGTCCCAAATCTTCTCAGCTTTCTGACTTATAACAGATGGAACGCGGAAGTAAAAGGATTAGATGCGTTTCCGCGATCTGATTGGCCCGACAACATTCCGCTCCTTTATTACAGTTATCATATAATGGTTGGTCTGGGAACAATTTTTATTTCGATCATGATTCTTTCAATTTTTCTTTATTGGAAGAAAAAGCTTTTCGAATCACGCTGGGTGTTATGGATTCTCCTGCTAAGCTTTCCATTCCCGTACATCGCTAACACTGCCGGCTGGATGACATCTGAAATCGGAAGACAACCGTGGCTTGTTTACGGATTAATGCGCACAGACGTCGGAACTTCAGCAACCGTTTCTGCCGGAAACGGATTATTTACATTACTCGGATTTTTAGGAATTTATTTTTTACTGGGCGTACTGTTTATACTCTTAGTCATCAGAACAATTAATAATGGTCCATCATCAACGACTGAGACTCATTAA
- a CDS encoding FAD-dependent oxidoreductase — translation MNHNHFDVIVIGAGPAGLTVGIYLSRGKMKTLILNEGAVGGQTVLTHEIANYPGIEKISGFQLARTMKAQALNFGCTIKSNVRITKLEIGNNIKTVEINGKDLFTSDSVILATGGKSRSLNVPGEEEFKGKGISYCATCDGDFFQDKNIIVVGGGNSALEEAVSLTKYANSVTVVHQFDHFQAFPQAVEEAKNNPKIRFLMESKIIEFNGNERLEKVKIHNQSSNEIIEKPIDGVFILIGYEPNTEKLKGIIELNERNEIVTNDKMETKIRGVYAAGDSTAKRYRQITTAVADGTIAALGAIEYLNTKKFKNVV, via the coding sequence ATGAATCATAATCACTTTGATGTAATCGTAATAGGTGCAGGTCCTGCCGGTTTAACAGTCGGCATTTACCTTTCGCGCGGTAAAATGAAAACGCTGATACTGAATGAAGGCGCTGTAGGCGGACAAACTGTTCTTACGCACGAGATTGCGAATTATCCCGGCATCGAGAAGATCAGCGGATTTCAACTTGCGAGAACAATGAAAGCGCAGGCTCTCAACTTCGGATGCACAATAAAATCGAACGTTCGCATCACAAAACTTGAAATCGGAAACAATATCAAAACCGTTGAAATAAATGGGAAAGATTTATTCACTTCAGATTCGGTTATATTGGCGACAGGAGGAAAATCCAGGTCATTGAATGTGCCGGGTGAAGAAGAATTTAAAGGTAAAGGAATTTCGTATTGTGCAACATGCGATGGTGATTTTTTTCAGGATAAGAATATCATTGTTGTTGGCGGGGGCAACTCTGCGCTTGAAGAGGCGGTGTCGTTGACGAAATACGCAAATTCGGTTACCGTAGTGCATCAGTTTGATCACTTCCAGGCATTCCCGCAAGCGGTCGAAGAAGCCAAGAACAACCCTAAGATCAGGTTTCTGATGGAATCGAAAATCATTGAGTTTAACGGGAATGAAAGACTCGAGAAAGTAAAGATTCATAATCAATCATCAAACGAAATTATTGAAAAACCGATTGATGGAGTTTTTATTCTGATAGGTTATGAACCTAACACAGAAAAATTAAAAGGGATAATCGAATTGAATGAACGAAATGAAATCGTCACAAACGATAAGATGGAAACGAAAATAAGAGGTGTTTATGCTGCGGGAGATTCTACAGCAAAAAGATACCGACAGATAACCACGGCAGTTGCGGATGGAACAATAGCCGCGTTAGGTGCGATTGAGTATCTTAATACTAAGAAGTTTAAAAATGTTGTATGA
- a CDS encoding thioredoxin, which translates to MLQTNLTHLTSEEKFNQTLKENENVMVCCGRMGPMCIPVYEAMEELQPTYKNVKFADMEFDSVTGNVIRSLPETKNFNGLPFTVYFKNGKVVKATSSIQSIDQITEILDANFGK; encoded by the coding sequence ATGCTTCAAACAAATCTCACTCATCTTACATCCGAAGAAAAATTCAACCAAACATTAAAAGAGAATGAAAACGTAATGGTCTGCTGCGGCAGAATGGGACCGATGTGTATTCCGGTATACGAAGCTATGGAGGAACTTCAACCCACATATAAGAATGTCAAGTTCGCAGATATGGAATTTGATTCTGTCACTGGAAACGTAATTCGCAGTTTGCCGGAGACTAAAAACTTTAACGGACTCCCCTTCACCGTCTATTTTAAGAACGGAAAAGTGGTTAAAGCAACAAGCAGTATCCAATCGATCGATCAGATAACCGAAATATTAGACGCGAACTTTGGAAAGTAA
- a CDS encoding TonB-dependent receptor: MIKKIFIIFCLFLQISSSQTHKGEITGKIIDSRNMEPIPSVNIVIIEKPNIGTSSNVQGDFNIKNVDVGTYSLKISAVGYTQKIITNIVVTTGRTTPATISLDESAVEVEGVTTSVSYFSKAQEMSPVSANVIERSEVLRLPGGIQDVQRVAQNLPGVASSTDNINELIVRGGAPYENLTIMDHMEIPSINHYSNQFNSAGPINMVNADMIEDVQFSTGGFPAQFGDRISSVMNLTVREGNRSKVFASKTAMNMAGIGTLIEGGFAGEHGSYIISARNSLLELIDKTFGLSKLSLTAIPKYWDTQSKITYDFSSSQKLSFNLLYGDSRIHINGKPNDKDELRKNMHDTSSVHNLYPVTKQYAVGLNLRTLYGKKGYSVFTFYGSGTNTNLDIREDYASHIRGPNGEVLSYQLLNSRIFFKNYSSESFIGGKYELFYQIHPQHDLSVGAEILTSHKWTNDVFLEADTSRYDLNRDGIFETGPISTPQYRYINSIGFGKENKYFIYANDKFKIFPDLAFSYGLRYDYFSYSGKGSLSPRASISYQIIQPTTTLTFATGQYFQTQPFPFYGDYRQTGVNRYIDNMKSVHYVLGLEHILGNGLKLNVESYYKKYKQIAVSEDFIYSAIDTFWSDRMLTIGDRYAYGLEFLLEQKQVSDYYGLLSLSLSKTKMKDPRIPPNTNWYNSEYDYPVIITALAGKVVKGVRDWLDNSTPFLKYPSYILPLSNEMEISFKYRFQTGRTFTPQEFVTWKQNREGGVNWSAGSWIPSTQENANRYPDYSRLDLQWISRFYMDGWNINAFVAVMNVMNTKNIFFKNYRSDGTVETIYQFAFFPVFGLEAEF, encoded by the coding sequence ATGATCAAGAAAATCTTTATTATTTTCTGTTTATTCTTACAAATATCATCATCCCAAACTCATAAAGGTGAAATTACGGGAAAAATAATCGATTCGCGGAATATGGAACCTATTCCGTCGGTTAACATTGTGATAATCGAGAAACCAAACATCGGTACATCTTCTAATGTTCAGGGTGATTTTAATATTAAAAATGTTGATGTAGGAACTTATAGCTTAAAAATATCGGCAGTCGGTTACACGCAAAAAATCATCACGAATATTGTTGTTACAACCGGCCGAACCACACCGGCAACCATATCGCTCGATGAATCTGCGGTTGAAGTTGAAGGAGTTACTACTTCAGTGAGTTATTTTTCAAAAGCACAGGAGATGAGTCCTGTAAGCGCCAACGTGATAGAGCGATCTGAAGTTCTTCGATTACCTGGTGGCATACAGGACGTTCAGCGGGTTGCTCAGAATCTACCCGGCGTGGCAAGCTCAACCGATAACATCAACGAACTTATTGTGCGGGGCGGTGCACCGTACGAAAATCTGACTATAATGGATCACATGGAAATTCCCTCGATCAATCATTACTCCAACCAATTTAATTCTGCCGGACCGATCAATATGGTAAATGCCGATATGATCGAGGATGTACAATTTTCAACAGGAGGATTCCCCGCGCAATTCGGCGATAGAATTTCGTCGGTTATGAATCTAACAGTACGTGAAGGAAACCGAAGTAAAGTATTCGCATCTAAAACTGCGATGAACATGGCCGGAATCGGGACATTGATTGAAGGAGGTTTCGCGGGCGAACATGGATCATATATCATCTCAGCCCGGAATAGTCTTCTCGAACTGATCGATAAAACTTTCGGTTTATCAAAATTATCACTTACCGCGATTCCCAAATATTGGGATACTCAATCTAAAATCACATATGATTTTTCTTCGTCCCAAAAACTGAGTTTCAATCTTCTTTATGGTGACAGCCGCATACATATCAACGGCAAACCGAACGATAAGGATGAATTGAGGAAAAACATGCACGACACATCGAGCGTGCATAATTTATATCCGGTCACAAAACAATATGCAGTCGGACTGAATCTAAGAACCTTATATGGCAAAAAAGGATACTCGGTTTTTACATTCTACGGCTCCGGCACTAACACCAATTTGGATATTAGGGAAGATTATGCTTCACATATCCGTGGACCAAATGGCGAAGTGCTTTCTTATCAACTACTTAACAGTAGAATATTTTTTAAGAATTATTCGAGCGAGTCGTTCATCGGAGGAAAGTATGAACTTTTTTATCAAATCCATCCTCAACACGATTTATCTGTAGGCGCGGAAATTTTAACGTCGCATAAATGGACGAATGATGTTTTTCTTGAAGCCGATACATCGAGATATGATCTGAATCGGGACGGCATTTTTGAAACAGGTCCTATTTCAACACCTCAATACAGATATATCAATTCAATCGGTTTCGGAAAAGAAAATAAATATTTTATTTACGCGAATGATAAATTTAAAATATTTCCTGACCTGGCTTTTTCTTACGGCTTGAGGTACGATTATTTCTCATACTCCGGGAAAGGATCACTCTCTCCAAGAGCTTCAATTTCGTATCAAATAATACAACCAACGACAACTCTGACTTTCGCCACCGGACAATATTTCCAGACTCAGCCATTTCCCTTTTATGGCGATTACCGGCAAACCGGCGTGAATCGTTATATTGATAATATGAAGTCGGTACATTATGTTTTGGGATTAGAACACATTTTAGGAAACGGTTTAAAATTAAACGTTGAATCTTATTATAAAAAATATAAACAGATTGCTGTTTCAGAAGATTTCATTTATTCAGCCATCGATACTTTTTGGTCGGATCGGATGCTCACCATAGGCGATCGGTATGCTTACGGTTTGGAATTTCTACTAGAGCAGAAACAGGTCTCGGATTATTACGGATTATTAAGTCTCTCTCTTTCAAAAACTAAAATGAAAGATCCCCGGATTCCACCCAATACAAATTGGTATAATTCCGAATATGATTATCCAGTTATTATAACAGCTTTAGCCGGCAAAGTTGTAAAAGGTGTCAGAGATTGGCTTGATAACTCGACTCCGTTTTTAAAATATCCGTCTTATATACTTCCATTATCAAATGAAATGGAAATTAGTTTCAAATACCGTTTTCAAACAGGTCGGACTTTTACGCCGCAAGAATTTGTTACGTGGAAGCAGAACCGTGAGGGGGGTGTAAATTGGTCGGCAGGATCGTGGATCCCCTCGACCCAGGAGAATGCAAACCGCTATCCCGATTACAGTCGTCTTGATTTGCAATGGATAAGCCGGTTTTACATGGATGGATGGAACATCAATGCTTTCGTTGCAGTGATGAATGTTATGAATACAAAAAATATTTTCTTCAAAAATTACAGAAGCGACGGAACGGTAGAAACAATTTATCAGTTTGCTTTCTTCCCGGTGTTCGGTTTAGAGGCGGAATTTTAA